One genomic segment of Osmia bicornis bicornis chromosome 16, iOsmBic2.1, whole genome shotgun sequence includes these proteins:
- the LOC114876695 gene encoding uncharacterized protein C1683.06c-like isoform X2 yields the protein MAVTMKVCTLIVTISLVLCAIRSTSAVEKLIINTDAGADDAMAILLTLQSESDGFKVLAITCSYGNTYLDNVVNNVLKTLTIANRTDIPVYIGADRPLIHVYSPSKYFGSDGFGDFNLSKEITAEPDDSKHAAIALIDLVKQHPGEITLLSIAPLTNIATAMTLEPEFLKYLKNHVILGGSVSGIGNVLPNIEFNFYQDPESNYITLNRTKTSVLLPWDTGVHSSISLDWRNNVLGKVNSTIMNFLNKAERSSLAKVESWISSDTMAAAVLLRPEIATKTIVTNVDPVLDGTARGSVLADFTNLTGRPENTRIILSFDVTAFKELLLKKLS from the exons ATGGCAGtgacaatgaaagtttgtaCACTGATTGTGACAATTTCTTTGGTGCTATGCGCCATCAG GTCTACCAGCGCTGTGGAGAAACTTATAATAAATACTGATGCTGGAGCAGATGATGCAATGGCTATACTTTTGACCCTTCAGTCTGAATCCGATGGGTTCAAGGTTTTGGCAATCACTTGTTCATATGGAAACACGTATCTGGATAATGTTGTTAATAATGTACTTAAAACTTTGACAATTGCTAACAGAACCGAT ATACCCGTGTATATAGGAGCAGACAGACCATTGATACACGTATACAGCCCTAGTAAATATTTTGGTTCTGATGGATTTGGAGATTTCAATTTAAGTAAAGAAATAACAGCTGAACCAGATGACAGTAAACATGCAGCTATAGCACTGATAGACTTAGTAAAGCAACATCCAG GAGAAATAACTTTACTGAGTATTGCTCCTTTAACAAATATTGCTACAGCGATGACACTGGAGcctgaatttttaaaatatttaaagaatcATGTCATATTAGGTGGTAGTGTTTCTGGCATTGGCAATGTTCTACCTAATATTGAGTTCAACTTCTATCAAGATCCAGAAAGCAATTACATAACTCTGAATCGCACTAAGACAAGTGTTCTGCTCCCATGGGATACAGGTGTACATAGCAGTATATCTTTg GACTGGAGAAACAATGTGTTAGGAAAAGTTAATTCAACGATTatgaatttcttgaataaagcAGAACGATCAAGTTTAGCAAAAGTCGAATCATGGATTTCTTCGGATACAATGGCTGCTGCAGTTCTGCTGCGACCAGAAATTGCCACCAAAACAATTGTAACGAATGTGGATCCTGTACTAGATGGAACCGCAAGAGGTTCGGTACTTGCGGATTTTACTAATTTGACTGGCAGACCAGAGAACACAAGAATTATACTATCATTCGATGTGACAGCTTTCAAAGAACTATTATTGAAGAAATTATCTTGA
- the LOC114876695 gene encoding uncharacterized protein C1683.06c-like isoform X1 yields the protein MAVTMKVCTLIVTISLVLCAISIYFIIKEIAIKTFTRSTSAVEKLIINTDAGADDAMAILLTLQSESDGFKVLAITCSYGNTYLDNVVNNVLKTLTIANRTDIPVYIGADRPLIHVYSPSKYFGSDGFGDFNLSKEITAEPDDSKHAAIALIDLVKQHPGEITLLSIAPLTNIATAMTLEPEFLKYLKNHVILGGSVSGIGNVLPNIEFNFYQDPESNYITLNRTKTSVLLPWDTGVHSSISLDWRNNVLGKVNSTIMNFLNKAERSSLAKVESWISSDTMAAAVLLRPEIATKTIVTNVDPVLDGTARGSVLADFTNLTGRPENTRIILSFDVTAFKELLLKKLS from the exons ATGGCAGtgacaatgaaagtttgtaCACTGATTGTGACAATTTCTTTGGTGCTATGCGCCATCAG TATATACTTCATCATAAAAGAGATTGCTATTAAAACTTTCACAAGGTCTACCAGCGCTGTGGAGAAACTTATAATAAATACTGATGCTGGAGCAGATGATGCAATGGCTATACTTTTGACCCTTCAGTCTGAATCCGATGGGTTCAAGGTTTTGGCAATCACTTGTTCATATGGAAACACGTATCTGGATAATGTTGTTAATAATGTACTTAAAACTTTGACAATTGCTAACAGAACCGAT ATACCCGTGTATATAGGAGCAGACAGACCATTGATACACGTATACAGCCCTAGTAAATATTTTGGTTCTGATGGATTTGGAGATTTCAATTTAAGTAAAGAAATAACAGCTGAACCAGATGACAGTAAACATGCAGCTATAGCACTGATAGACTTAGTAAAGCAACATCCAG GAGAAATAACTTTACTGAGTATTGCTCCTTTAACAAATATTGCTACAGCGATGACACTGGAGcctgaatttttaaaatatttaaagaatcATGTCATATTAGGTGGTAGTGTTTCTGGCATTGGCAATGTTCTACCTAATATTGAGTTCAACTTCTATCAAGATCCAGAAAGCAATTACATAACTCTGAATCGCACTAAGACAAGTGTTCTGCTCCCATGGGATACAGGTGTACATAGCAGTATATCTTTg GACTGGAGAAACAATGTGTTAGGAAAAGTTAATTCAACGATTatgaatttcttgaataaagcAGAACGATCAAGTTTAGCAAAAGTCGAATCATGGATTTCTTCGGATACAATGGCTGCTGCAGTTCTGCTGCGACCAGAAATTGCCACCAAAACAATTGTAACGAATGTGGATCCTGTACTAGATGGAACCGCAAGAGGTTCGGTACTTGCGGATTTTACTAATTTGACTGGCAGACCAGAGAACACAAGAATTATACTATCATTCGATGTGACAGCTTTCAAAGAACTATTATTGAAGAAATTATCTTGA